The following are encoded in a window of Gasterosteus aculeatus chromosome 5, fGasAcu3.hap1.1, whole genome shotgun sequence genomic DNA:
- the LOC120819545 gene encoding G-protein coupled receptor 26, with protein sequence MDTAQVILSVLVVVIIIVSLLSNVVVLICFLYNPEIRKQVPGLFNLNLTFCNLLLTVSNMPLTLVGLVSEARPGGDGFCHIVGFLDTFLSTNSMLSMAALSIDRWIAVVFPLRYHSKMRHRDAVLVLGYTWAHSVSFSTVATCFSWVGYHRLYASCTLFNPRASSRTQFVIFTVFFHAFTFFLSFIVLCVTYLKVLKVARFHCKRIDVITMQTLVLLVDIHPSVRQRCLEEQKRRRQRASRKISTFIGTFMLCFAPYVITRIVELFPAVPINPHWGIVSKCLTYSKAACDPFVYSLLRHQYRKTCSEIINRLLKRSSMNASGPGHETQVHSIPAAE encoded by the exons ATGGACACTGCGCAGGTGATCCTCTCCGTGTTGGTGGTTGTGATTATCATAGTGTCGTTGCTGTCCAACGTGGTGGTGCTGATCTGCTTTCTGTACAACCCGGAGATCCGCAAGCAGGTGCCCGGTCTGTTCAACCTCAACCTCACCTTCTGCAACTTGTTGCTGACCGTGTCCAACATGCCGCTCACGCTGGTGGGGCTCGTCAGTGAGGCTCGGCCGGGGGGAGACGGCTTCTGCCACATCGTGGGCTTCCTGGACACCTTCCTGTCCACCAACTCGATGCTGAGCATGGCAGCGCTGAGCATCGACAGGTGGATCGCCGTGGTGTTCCCCCTGAGGTACCACTCCAAAATGCGCCACAGGGACGCGGTTCTTGTGCTCGGGTACACGTGGGCGCACTCCGTGTCCTTCTCCACGGTGGCCACCTGCTTCTCTTGGGTGGGCTACCACCGGCTCTACGCGTCCTGCACCCTGTTCAACCCGAGGGCGAGCAGTCGGACCCAGTTTGTTATCTTCACCGTCTTTTTCCACGCCTTCACGTTCTTCCTGTCTTTTATAGTGCTGTGTGTCACATACCTCAAAGTGCTGAAGGTGGCAAGGTTTCACTGTAAGCGGATTGACGTTATTACGATGCAAACTTTGGTGTTGCTGGTGGATATACATCCCAG TGTTCGGCAGCGTtgcctggaggagcagaagaggagacgACAGAGAGCCTCAAGGAAGATCAGCACCTTCATTGGCACCTTCATGCTGTGCTTCGCTCCCTATGTGATTACAAG GATTGTGGAGTTATTTCCAGCGGTGCCTATCAACCCCCACTGGGGAATTGTCTCCAAGTGCTTGACCTACAGCAAGGCGGCATGCGACCCCTTTGTGTACTCCCTCCTCCGACACCAGTACAGGAAGACGTGCAGCGAAATCATCAACAGGCTGCTGAAGCGCAGCTCCATGAACGCATCGGGGCCCGGCCACGAGACCCAGGTACACAGCATACCCGCTGCAGAGTGA
- the LOC120819515 gene encoding uncharacterized protein LOC120819515 codes for MPRLGSLFTQFHLSSKAPEGGPSQSPHATPTLPDFVQHVRKLTGIRKEDVYSNLRIRDQFQAAKNEIDMVILTGQGIFCVDVKPWRGTVSARTHNWHVQVKEEEQNLTNTCIEQIEDPLKAIMTKTANLRGHLKRSGVSVRQSLFFPRVIFLSPDCQLDEELRKRRELISHGQTDDFLRSFREGYMAWISDALTPSWLSGRLSYSQMESVRGVLRRVGTWDLVSLHCGEQLKGDFQGCQYIALDRQETETLEFSRVGALSADSLWALLGHTPQVTVKMYKRGSQGWLGKSLNASITIPSNTAVIFRISGEEEDAKIPANTIHSIFLSN; via the exons ATGCCTCGGCTTGGAAGTCTGTTTACACAGTTCCACCTCAGCTCCAAAGCCCCAGAAGGTGGTCCAAGCCAAAGCCCACACGCGACCCCAACGCTACCTGACTTTGTACAACATGTCAG GAAACTCACCGGGATTAGAAAGGAAGACGTCTACAGCAATCTGCGTATCCGCGACCAGTTTCAGGCCGCCAAAAACGAGATCGACATGGTTATCCTCACGG GCCAGGGGATCTTCTGCGTGGATGTAAAACCCTGGAGAGGCACAGTGTCTGCTCGCACCCACAACTGGCAcgtgcaggtgaaggaggaggagcaaaaTCTTACCAATACTTGCATTGAGCAGATTGAAGATCCCCTCAAAGCtatcatg aCCAAGACCGCTAACCTGCGCGGCCATTTGAAGAGAAGTGGAGTGTCTGTGCGGCAAAGCCTCTTCTTCCCCAGGGTGATCTTCCTCTCTCCAGACTGCCAGCTAGACGAggagctgaggaagaggagggagctgATCTCTCACGGCCAGACGGACGACTTCCTCCGATCTTTCAGGGAGGGCTACATGGCCTGGATATCCGATGCACTGACTCCATCCTGGCTCTCCG GTCGTCTGTCGTACTCACAGATGGAGTCCGTGCGGGGGGTCCTGAGGAGGGTGGGCACATGGGATCTGGTGAGTCTGCACTGCGGCGAGCAGCTGAAGGGAGACTTCCAGGGCTGCCAGTACATCGCTCTCGACCGACAGGAGACGGAAACACTGGAGTTCTCCAGAGTCGGGGCCCTGTCGGCTGACTCGCTGTGGGCCCTGCTGGGTCACACCCCTCAG GTGACCGTCAAAATGTACAAGCGTGGATCTCAGGGCTGGCTGGGTAAATCCCTGAACGCCTCCATCACCATCCCCTCCAACACCGCTGTGATCTTCAGAATCAgcggggaggaagaagatgcCAAAATCCCAGCAAACACCATTCACAGCATCTTCCTCAGCAActga